The proteins below come from a single Gimesia alba genomic window:
- a CDS encoding Na/Pi cotransporter family protein, translating into MTTTLIGGLGIFLLGMKYMSQGLQSIAGASLRRLIGAVTNNRVLATMVGFLVTVLVQSSSVTTVMTVGFVNGGLMSLTQAIGVIMGANVGTTVTGWILVLKIGKYGLPILGVSAFVYLFSKHERIRYTALAVMGVGMVFFGLQLMKEACKFLKDLPEFQEWFLHFQANSYLGLYQCMLVGCILTVLVQSSSATLGITISLAVTGLIPFETAAALVLGENIGTTVTALLASLGTTTNARRAAYFHVLFNISGVIWISTIFFWYIKFIPWLIDVDVTKEVIVNGQATFPESVKAIAATHSVFNILNTIVFLPFAGKIATLLTRIVKDKPQEVAHLRSLDIRILETPVLAIDQSRGEVLKMGMICDEMVQILNRILSQETPATEDVDKLFEYEEELDRMQDEITTYITHLLAMDLPQEVISKGRCQLRMADEYESISDYLQRIAKFRLKLNKQGRAFDEAHNNSLLDLLNMVEQQLTHVTTAYQEENTDIVSATVHSGEEIKKKVKTLQREHLDYLSKEKVDPYINVSYTSTLNALRRVRDHVINLAEALAGEK; encoded by the coding sequence GGGATCTTCCTCCTGGGAATGAAGTACATGTCTCAGGGCCTGCAATCAATTGCCGGTGCCAGCCTGAGACGCTTGATCGGGGCGGTTACCAATAATCGCGTCCTGGCAACCATGGTTGGATTCCTCGTGACCGTGCTGGTGCAGTCCAGTTCTGTGACGACGGTGATGACCGTTGGGTTCGTCAACGGTGGCTTGATGTCGCTGACGCAGGCCATCGGTGTGATCATGGGTGCGAACGTCGGCACGACGGTGACCGGCTGGATTCTAGTTCTGAAAATTGGTAAGTACGGGCTCCCCATTCTGGGCGTTTCTGCTTTCGTCTACCTGTTTTCCAAACATGAAAGAATACGTTATACGGCTCTGGCGGTCATGGGGGTCGGCATGGTCTTTTTTGGTTTACAGCTCATGAAAGAAGCCTGTAAATTCCTGAAAGATCTGCCCGAGTTTCAGGAATGGTTTCTTCACTTCCAGGCCAACAGCTATCTCGGCCTGTATCAGTGTATGCTCGTGGGTTGTATTTTAACGGTTCTCGTGCAGTCTTCCTCAGCGACACTGGGGATTACGATTTCGCTGGCGGTCACCGGGCTGATTCCCTTTGAAACGGCAGCAGCACTGGTTCTGGGAGAAAACATCGGAACCACGGTTACCGCATTACTCGCCTCACTGGGTACTACAACTAATGCCCGCCGCGCAGCTTATTTCCATGTACTGTTTAATATCAGCGGCGTGATCTGGATCTCGACCATCTTCTTCTGGTACATCAAATTTATCCCGTGGCTGATTGATGTCGACGTGACGAAAGAAGTCATCGTGAATGGTCAGGCCACGTTTCCGGAAAGCGTGAAAGCGATCGCCGCCACGCACTCGGTTTTCAATATTTTGAATACGATCGTCTTCCTGCCTTTCGCCGGGAAGATCGCGACGTTATTGACTCGCATTGTGAAAGACAAACCTCAGGAAGTTGCGCATCTGAGAAGCCTGGATATCCGCATTCTGGAAACGCCGGTGCTTGCCATTGATCAATCTCGCGGCGAAGTACTTAAGATGGGCATGATCTGCGACGAAATGGTTCAGATACTGAATCGGATTCTCTCTCAGGAAACACCAGCCACTGAGGATGTGGACAAGCTCTTTGAATACGAAGAAGAGCTGGACCGGATGCAGGATGAGATCACCACCTATATCACGCATTTGCTGGCGATGGACCTGCCTCAGGAAGTGATTTCGAAAGGGCGCTGCCAGTTGAGAATGGCAGACGAGTATGAATCGATCAGTGACTACCTGCAGCGGATTGCCAAATTCCGATTGAAGCTCAACAAACAGGGCAGGGCCTTTGACGAAGCTCATAATAATTCACTGCTGGATCTGCTCAACATGGTGGAACAGCAGTTGACCCATGTCACCACGGCTTACCAGGAGGAAAACACAGACATTGTTTCGGCGACCGTCCATTCGGGAGAAGAAATCAAAAAGAAAGTCAAAACGTTGCAGCGTGAGCATCTGGACTATCTGTCGAAAGAGAAAGTCGACCCGTATATCAATGTTTCCTATACGTCAACGTTGAACGCACTCCGCCGCGTCCGGGATCATGTCATCAACCTGGCAGAAGCACTGGCGGGCGAGAAGTAA